In Pongo abelii isolate AG06213 chromosome 5, NHGRI_mPonAbe1-v2.0_pri, whole genome shotgun sequence, a single genomic region encodes these proteins:
- the LOC100432121 gene encoding histone H2B type 1-F/J/L translates to MPEPAKSAPAPKKGSKKAVTKAQKKDGKKRKRSRKESYSVYVYKVLKQVHPDTGISSKAMGIMNSFVNDIFERIASEASRLAHYNKRSTITSREIQTAVRLLLPGELAKHAVSEGTKAVTKYTSSK, encoded by the coding sequence ATGCCCGAGCCGGCCAAGTCTGCTCCCGCCCCGAAGAAGGGCTCCAAGAAGGCAGTGACAAAGGCCCAGAAGAAGGACGGCAAGAAGCGTAAGCGCAGCCGTAAGGAGAGCTACTCTGTTTATGTGTACAAGGTGCTGAAGCAGGTCCACCCCGACACCGGCATCTCTTCTAAGGCCATGGGAATCATGAACTCCTTCGTCAACGACATCTTCGAGCGCATCGCAAGCGAGGCTTCCCGCTTGGCGCACTACAACAAGCGCTCGACCATCACCTCCAGGGAGATCCAGACTGCCGTGCGCCTGCTGCTTCCGGGGGAGCTGGCCAAGCACGCGGTGTCGGAGGGCACCAAGGCCGTCACCAAGTACACCAGCTCCAAGTAA
- the LOC112133749 gene encoding histone H2A type 1, whose product MSGRGKQGGKARAKAKTRSSRAGLQFPVGRVHRLLRKGNYAERVGAGAPVYLAAVLEYLTAEILELAGNAARDNKKTRIIPRHLQLAIRNDEELNKLLGKVTIAQGGVLPNIQAVLLPKKTESHHKAKGK is encoded by the coding sequence ATGTCTGGGCGTGGTAAGCAGGGAGGCAAAGCTCGCGCCAAGGCCAAGACCCGCTCATCTCGGGCCGGGCTTCAGTTTCCCGTAGGCCGAGTGCACCGCCTGCTCCGCAAAGGCAACTATGCCGAGCGGGTCGGGGCTGGAGCGCCGGTGTACTTGGCGGCGGTGCTGGAGTACCTGACCGCCGAGATCCTGGAGCTGGCTGGCAACGCGGCCCGCGACAACAAGAAGACTCGCATCATCCCGCGTCACCTCCAGCTGGCCATCCGCAACGACGAGGAGCTCAACAAGCTTCTGGGCAAAGTTACCATCGCACAGGGTGGCGTCTTGCCCAACATCCAGGCCGTGCTACTGCCCAAGAAGACCGAGAGCCACCACAAGGCGAAGGGCAAGTAG